The genomic interval CCATGCCGGCCAGGCCCAGGCCCAGCAGCGCGAGGCTGGCTGGCTCCGGCACTTCGCTGACGCCGACTTCACGCACGTTCGACAGCTTGCCGTTGGCCGCGGTCATGGTCAGGCGCCAGGCGCCGAACTGTTCGATGCTCGGGGAGTATGGGCTGAAGATGGTGTTCTTCGAATAGCCCTGCAGAGCCGAAGCGAAGTCGTAACGGAGTTGGCCGATCGAGATCATGTAGGTACCGGCACGGTCGAACGTGTACTGGATCGTCGAGTCGTAGCGATGCACGGAGCCGTCGCCAAAGGTTGCGCCCGAATCGTCGTTCTCGACCAGACGGGTGGTGCCGTCAAACAGGACCATGTAGTTGTCGAAACCGGTGATCTTGCCGTCGCCGTTGAGGTCGACGCCGGTCGCTTCCCACACCAGCGAATCGAAAAAGACGTTGGTACCGGCCGTCACGTCGAACACGACGCGCGACACCTTCAGGTCGTCCACGATACCGTCGGCGTCGCCGTCGATGGTGCGGATGGTGCCGTTGATGACGGCAGCGCTCGCGCCTGCCGAGAGGGTCATGCCAGCTGCGAGCAGCAAGGCGGTCATATATTTATTCATTGTTCAGGACTTCACGATTAGGATTGGAGATTCCCTTTTAGCAATTATTGTGCCAAGGAAAAATATTGATAAAAATCAATCCTCTAGAAAACGCCGCGCTGTCCTCTAAATAACAGGTGTAAATATTCTCGACAACCAAGTGTTACATCGTGCGCGTGGCACCGCAAATAACGAGCCCGTCCTGAAACCGGCGTCAAGGCTGCGGGCGCTTGGCGAACGTTCAGCCGAATGGGAGTTTCAGCCTGCCAGGCTGCGCAGGGCGCCTTCCAGATGCGGATAGCGGAACGAAAAGCCGCCCGCCAGCAGGCGCTCGGGCAGCACGCGTTGTCCTTCCAGCAGCAGGTCCGCCTGCTCGCCAAGCACCGCACGCATCGGCAGGCCGGGCGTCGGGAAGCCGAATGGACGCCGATGCACCCTGGCCGCCGTGCGGCCGAACTGCGCCTGGGATACCGATTCGGGCGCGACAAGGTTGAAGGCACCCCCTTCACCCCTGCGTGCCAGGTGGCCCATGGCCGCAATCACGTCGTTCACATGAATCCATGACAGCCACTGGCGGCCATCGCCCAGCGGGCCACCGATCCCCAGCTTTACCGGCAACAGCATCATCGGCAACGCACCGCTGCGGCCCAGCACCACGCCGATGCGCATACGGGCGACCTGGACACCGAAGGCCTGCGCCCCTCGGGCTGCCTCTTCCCATTCGCGGCACAAGTCCGACATGAAGATCGGCTGCGGCGGTGCGTCCTCGGTCAGCGCCCGGTCGTCGCCGCGCGCCTGCACGCCGTAGTAGCCGATCGCCGATGCCGACAGCAGCAAGGCCGGCTTGTGCTCGGCCGTGGCGATCCAGTCGACCAGTTTTTGCGTCAGGCTCACCCGGCTGCGCCGCAGCACTGCGCGCCGCCCGGCGCTCCAGCGCCAGCCGAGGACAGGCGCCCCGGCCAGGTTGACGACCAGGTCGAACCGGCGCGAGCGGGGCAGCGCATCCATCGACGCTATGCATTCGATGCGGCCATTGAACATCCATGCCGCCGCCCTGGCCTGACGGGTGAGCACGGTCACGCGATGGCCATCGGCCAGCAGGGCGGCGACCAGTTTCTGGCCGATGAAGCCGGTGGCGCCGGTCACGAGTACCTCCCGCGGCGTATCGGCAAAGCGCACAGGCTCGGCCGGCTGCTCCGCCTGTTTGCCGAGCGCCCGCGCTGCCAGGCCATCGCGGACACCGGACACGCCCACCCCGATGCCGCACAGTCCCGGGGAACACGGAGAGCAGGCCATGCGGGTGCCAGGCCAGCGCCGTGGGTTGCGCCAGCCAGCCCGGCGCATTCAAGGCCAGCAGCGCGATGAAAGCGCCGCCATTCATGGCCAGCACCGTGTGCGTGACGCGCTCCGTCGCGGGGAGCAGGCGCGTACGGTCTTCCACCACGAAGTCCCACAGCGTCAGCGCGATCTCCACCGCGAATACGGCCAGCAGCACGAGGGCCCACAGGCCGTGGAACTCCCAGGCCGCCAGGCCGATGAACAGGGCGCTGTAGATGAGTGCGCGCACCGCGTGGATGCCCAGCTCCAGGCGCGCGCTCGCCCGCTTGGGCAGCGCCTCGGTGAGTTCATGGTGAAACAGGGTGTCGAAGGCGCCGAGGCAGCCCTGGGCCGCCAGCAACCCCAACGCCAGTGTGTGGGTATTCATGCTGTCACCTCGTGCTTGTTGTCGCGGCGGTCATGCACGAACAGGTAGACCAGGGGCGGGAGCATGGCAACGAGGGCCAGCGTGTCGAGCCATACATGGGACCAGCAGCCGGCCTGCAGCGACACCGCGATGTCCTGCGGCGCCCACAGTACGAGGCCAGCGCCCAGCGCGACCCAGGCGAACGGCAGGCGCCCGCGCGCACCCAGCCACACCGGGGCGCCCATCCAGACCGCTGCAGCCTGCACGGTGGCGCCGAACAGGGCCATCCACCACAGCTGGTGCGAACGTGCGGCTGGCGGCGCCGCGGGGCCGTAGAAGGCGGCTTCGATTCCTGCGTGATAGCCGTCCAGCAGGGGGTGGGCGGCAACCCGGGGCAGCAGCAGGCCGACGAGCAGGTGCAGCGCGACGGCCGCATATAGCCAGCGGATCGACCAGGTCCGCAAGCCGGCACCGGATCGGGTGCGCGCGGCAGGGAAAGGCGCGGCATGCATGGCGGAGGGTGCGGGCATCATGTGGCGCTCCTGTCGTCCGGGCCGAGAAAGCGCGCGACCTTGCCGCCCATTTTCAGGAAGCGCTGCAGCGTGGCCGGCGGCAGGTGCTTGTAGTCCTCGTAGGTGGTGGTGAGCATGTCGAGGAAGCCGAGCACTTCGTGAATGCGCGCGAGTGAGCCCTCCTCCATGCCCGGATCGCCCTCGCCTTCGATGGCGCACTCGCGCAAGACCGTCAGGGTGGGATCGATTTCGCGACGCTTGCGCTCCTCGACGATGACACGGAAGATTTCCCATACGTCCTGCAGGGCGACGAAATGGTCGCGCCGGTCGCCCATCAGGTGGGTCACCCTGATCAGTTTCCAGCTTTGCAGCTCGCGGATGCTGTTGCTGACGTTGGAACGTGCCACACCCAGCGCGTCGACGATGTCGTCGGCCGAGAGGGGGCGGTTGGCCAGGAATAGCAAGGCGTGGATTTGCCCCACGGTGCGATTCACGCCCCAGCGGGCGCCCATCTCGCCCCAGTGCAGGACAAACTTCTGTTCGGTTGGGCTGAGTGCCATGATTTCTCTTTCTTCGCTAATTTCTGTTCATACAGAAATTTACGAAGGAATGCTGCCTTTGTCAAGGTATCAAGCTTCGCTCGACCGCAGAAATGACAATGCCCGCTGCACGGGTGGTGCGGCGGGCATTGCGGCTGTCGGGGGTCCCGGCAGCGACGGCGGCTTGTCGGTTGTCCCGGAATCAGCCCAGCGGATTGATCGTGAACGCCGGCATGGCCGACTTGTCGCCGGCGCAGGCCAGGAACTTGTCCGAGGTGATCAGCGCCTCATTGATCGTCACGTCCATGTCGAGGTAACGATAGGTGCCCAGGCGGCCCACGAAGGTGACGTTGGTTTCCTGCTGCGCGAGATTGATGTAGCGCTCGAGCTGCTCCTTGTCGCGTGCCATGCGGATCGGATAGTAAGGGATATCCTTCTCTTCGCACTGGCGGCTGTATTCCGCGTACATGATCGACTTCTCGTGCTTTTCCCACGGCGAGAAGTGTTTGTGTTCGGTGATGCGGGTATAGGGCTTTTCGTTGTCGCAGTAGTTGATGACCGCATTGCCCTGGTAGTCGCCGGTGTCGCGGAAGGTTTCGAAGTCGAGCGTGCGGTAAGGCAGGCGGCCTTCGGCATGCTTGAACCAGGCGTCGATCGGGCCGCTGTAGAAGACGTGGTCGTAGTCGGCTTTCAGGTCCGGGTCGAAACGGGTGTTCAGGTGCACGGTGATGCCCGGCACGTCGAGGATGTTTTGCACCAGTGCGGTGTAGCCCTCTTCCGGCATGCCCTGGTATTTGTGGCTGAAATAATTGTCGTCGTAATTGAAGCGCACCGGCAGGCGCTTCAGGATGCTGGCCGGCAGTTCGCTCGGCTGCAGGCCCCACTGCTTGACGGTATAGGTCTTGAAGAAGGCTTCGTAGAGCTCGCGGCCGACGAAGCGCAGCGCCTGCTCCTCGAAGGTTTGCGGGTTCTCGATCGACTTGTCGCCCAGCGACTGCAGGAAGACTTCCGCCTCGGCCGGACGCAGGGTCTTATTGAAGAACTGGTTGATGGTCAAGAGGTTGATCGGCAGGGTGAAGACCTTGCCGTTGGTGATCGCCTTGACGCGGTTCACGTAGGGCATGAAACGGCTGTAGCGGTTCACGAACTCCCAGGCGCGCTCGTTATCGGTGTGGAAGATGTGGGGGCCGTACACGTGCAGCATGACGCCGGTTTCGGCGTCGCGTTCCGAGTGGCAGTTGCCGGCAACGTGAGGGCGGGATTCGAACACCTCGACCTTGTAGCCTGCATGGGCGAGCTGGTTGGCGATCACAGCTCCGGAAAAGCCCGCGCCAACAATGGCGATATTCTTTGTCATGTATCTATCCTAACGAATGAGTTATCTCAGGGCGTAACCGGCCCAACGGTTGACCAGTCCTCAACGGTATTCGCTCTTTTTATCGTGTAACAATCGCGAACCACGGAATACTTTTTGTGAGCAACAAATGCTGAGCATGGGAAAGTTTTTGATATTTTCATGCGTCATGCGGGCACTAAAATGTTTGCTAGCTCACAAAATTAATACACCGACAATTATAAAGCGCTCTCCAATTTGGCCCCCGTTCGATAGACACGGGAAATGCCCCTTAAGCAACAGCTTGCTCAGCCCCTTCTTTTGGTCTAACATGTGAACAACTCTTCACATGTTAATGATGAACTTGCCCGACAATCCCGACCATGCCGTCGCCCAGGTGGCGGACCTGTTTCACCTGCTCGGCGACTCGACCCGGCTGCGCATCGTGCTGGCCTGCCTGGCCCAGCCGACCGCGGTAGGCGACATCGCCGCGGCCCTGTCGCTTTCCAGTTCGCTGGTCAGCCACCACCTGCGCCTGCTGCGGGCAGCGCGTATCGTCAAGGCCGAGCGCCAGGGCAAGCAGGTATTTTATTCGGCTGCCGACGCCCACATCAGCACCCTGCTTGCGAACATGTTCGAACACATCGCAGAACCTGCCAACGGAACCGACCCATGAGCCACGACCATCACCACCACGATCACGGCCATGGCCACGGTCATCACCATCACCACCACCCGGTGCCGGGCCACGGCCGCGCCTTTGCGCTGGCGATCGGCGTCAACTCGGCCTTTGTCGCGATCGAATTCGTCTACGGCTTCCTCGCCAACTCGACGGCGCTGATGGCCGATGCCGGCCATAACCTGTCGGACGTACTCGGCCTGATCCTGGCCTGGGGTGCGGCGGTACTGGCCAAGCGCGCACCGAGCGCGCGCTATACCTATGGCCTGCGCAGTTCGTCGATCCTGGCGGCGCTGGCCAATGCGATCCTGCTGCTGCTCGCCTGCGGTGCGATCGCCTGGGAAGCCATCCACCGCTTCACGGCACCACCGGCCGTGGAAGGCATCACGGTGTCGGTGGTGGCGGCGATCGGCGTGGCCATCAATGGCTTCTCCGCCTGGCTGTTCATGGCCGGCAGCAAGGGCGACCTGAACGTGCGCGGCGCCTACCTGCACATGGCGGCCGATGCGGCCATTTCGCTGGGCGTGGTGGTTTCGGGCCTGGTGATCATGGGCACCGGCTGGACCTGGCTCGACCCGGCGGTCAGCCTCGTCATCGTGCTGGTGATCGTGGCCGGCACCTGGTCGCTGCTGCGCGAGTCGACCGGGCTGATCATGGCCGCGGTGCCGGACAGCGTCGACGCCGGCGCCGTCCACGGTTTCCTGGCCGGGCGCCGGGGCGTGGCGGAAGTGCACGACGTGCACATCTGGGCGATGAGCACGACCGAGACCGCGCTGACGGCCCACCTGGTGATGCCAGGCGGCTATCCCGGCGACGCCGTGCTCGACGACATCGTCGCCCACCTGCGCGAGGATTTCGCCATCCACCACTGCACCTTGCAGGTGGAAGAAGGCACGACGCGCCACGGCTGCGCGCTGGCGGAACAGCACGCATGAACAGCCACGGCTGGGGTCAGGTCTGACATTCGGACACGGCCTCTGCTGTTATCACGGTCATGACAGCTGCTGCGTGCGGATCTTCTGGTTTCCTGCGCGGATGAAGAATTCGATCGGCGGGCCGAGGACATCCGTCGCGGTCGCCATATCGGCTATGGCAGAGCTTGCGTCCGAATGTCAGACCTGACCCCAGGTTGCCTGACCCCGGATTGCCATACGACGCGCATGCGGTATGTCCTCGATGGCCCCCCGACGAGAGCGATACTGTTTCTTTTGCGTTCTTTACTTTTTAGTTAACGATGGTAGTAATATTACATCGCAGCGTTTGCCATGCTTTTTCCGAGCAAGCGACTGCCCTCGGTAACTACCAGGTATAAAACAACGAAGAAGGAGACAGTATGCTTACCAGACGTAGTTTAACTTCACGGCTGTGGCTTGGCTTGGCCGTGTGTGGCGGGCTGCTGCTGGCCTGGCTCACGAGCTGGCCGGTGGCGAGCGCCCACGCCCAGCAGACAATGGCCGCGAGCGCCGTCCCCGTCGCGGCCAATACCATCCGCGTCCACTTCCGCCGCGTCCAGAACGACACCGACCAGTGGGGCGTGTACTCCTGGGAAGGCCCGGCCAAGCCGAGTTCGGCCTGGATCCTGGATCGCTTCATGTTCAGCCAGACCGACGCCTTCGGCGGCTATGCCGACATCGCACTGGCCAGCGGCAAGACTGCGATGTGGTTCCTGGTTACCGACGGCAGCGGCAACAAGAACTGCGGCGCCGACCAGGGTGCACCGCTGCCGGCCGATGTCGCCACGAAAGGCCACGAGATCTGGCTGCTCGAAGGCGACTGCACCGTCTACACGACGCCTCCTTCGATCAGCTACGGCAACCTGGCCAATGCGAACGCGCACTGGCTGTCGACGAACACGATCGCCTGGCCGGGCGTGCCGGCTGGCGCAAGCTACAAGCTGGTCTACGCGGCCAATGGTGGACTCGGTTCCGGCCCGGAAGGCGTGCTGGGTGCCGACAGCAGCATGGCGCTGACGCCGCAGCCGCTGCCGCAAGCGCTGCGCGACAAATTCCCGCACCTGCGCGACGCAACCGGCCTGGCGCTGGGCGCCGCGGACGCCGCAAGAATCCCCGCGCTGGCTGGCGGCCAGTTCGCCGTCGCGCAGTTCGATGGCGCGGGCCGGCTGGTGCAAGTGACTTCGCTGCAAACGGCGGGCATGCTCGACGACGCCTTTGCCGTGCGCGCAGCCGATAGCAAACTGGGCCTGAGCTTCAACGCGGCCGGCGTGCCGACTTTCCGCCTGTGGGCGCCGACCGCCAAATCCGTCGCACTCGACATCTACCCGCACGGCACGGGCGGCCCGAAAGCAGCACAGCTGCCAATGCGCCTCGATCCCGCCACCGGCATCTGGAGCCTGACGGCAGCCAATGCCGACTGGACCAACCGCGCCTATTACACCTACACGGTCAAGGTGCTGTCGCGCTGGGCGAACAACACCGTGGTGACGAATACCGTTACCGATCCGTATTCGCTGAGTCTCAGCGCCAACAGCGCCCGCTCTTTTGTTGCCAACCTCGACAGCCCGCGCCTGAAGCCGGCCGGCTGGGACGAGCACCGGTTGCCGAAACTGGCGCATCCGGCCGACATCTCGCTGTACGAACTGCATGTGCGCGACTTCAGCGCGAGCGACGACTCGGTACCCGCCCATCACCGCGGCAAATACCTCGCCTTTACCGACCGCGATGCGCGCGGCATGCGTCACCTGAAATCGCTGCAGAAGGCGGGCCTGTCGCACGTGCACCTGCTGCCGGCTTTCGACATCGCCAGCATCGACGAAACCAAATGCACGACGCCCGTCATTCCGGATGCCGGCCCGAGTTCGGAAGCGCAGCAGGCGGCGGTGGACGCGGCGCGCGACAGCGACTGTTTTAACTGGGGCTACGATCCGGTGCACTACAACGCGCCGGAAGGCAGCTATGCGACGAACGCCGACGACGGCTTCACGCGCGTGCGCGAGTTCCGCGCCATGGTGCAAAGCCTGCACGAGACCGGCCTGCGGGTGACGATGGACGTCGTCTTCAACCACACCAGCCAGTCGCAGCAGGGGCCCCTGTCCGTGCTCGACAAGATCGTGCCGACCTATTACTACCGCCTGAACGCCGCCGGCGCCAATACCAACGACAGCTGCTGCGCCGACACGGCCGCCGAGCACACGATGATGGGCAAGCTGATGATCGATTCGGTGTCGCTGTGGGCCTCCGCATACAAGGTCGACAGCTTCCGTTTCGACCTGATGGCCTTTGCGCCGCTCGACCTGATGCGCCGCCTTCAGGCAGGCGTGAACCGCGCCGCCGGCCGCGAGATCTACCTGTACGGCGAAGGCTGGAACTTCGGCACGGTCGGCAACGACGCCCGCTTCGTGCAGGCACGCCAGTCGAACCTGTACGGCTCCGGCATCGGTTCCTTCAACGACCGCCTGCGCGACGCGATGCGCGGAGGTGGCTGCTGCGACGGCGGCGACAACCTGGTGCGCCAGCAGGGCTTCGTCAACGGCGTCTGGTATGACCCGAATCACCTTGCCAATCAATCGCGCGACGACGCACTGCGCCTGGCCGACCTGGTGCGTGTCGGCCTGTCCGGCACCCTGCGCGACTACCGTTTCGTCGACCGTTTCGGCTCGTTGCGCACGAATGCCGACATCGATTACGCGGGCCAGCAGGCCGGCTACACCGCCAACCCGCTTGAGACCATCAACTACGTCGAGAAGCACGACAACCAAACCCTGTTCGACATCAACGCCTTCCGCCTGCCGCAAGACACACCGCTGGCGGACCGTGTGCGTGTGCAGAACCTGGGCGCGGCCGTCGTGCTGCTGGCGCAGGGCATTCCCTTCATCCACGCGGGCCAGGAGTTGCTGCGTTCGAAGTCGCTCGACCGCGACAGCTACAACGCGGGCGACTGGTTCAACCGCCTCGACTACAGCTACGCCTCGAACAACTTCGGCGTCGGCCTGCCGCTGGCCGGCCCTAACCGCGACAACTGGAGCCTGATGGCGCCGGTGCTGGAAAATGCCCTCATCAAGCCGGACACGAAGGCCATCCTGTCGGCCAAATCCGCCTTCGAAGACCTGCTGGCGATCCGCAACGACACCACCCTGTTCCGCCTGCGCAGCGGCCAGGACGTCAAGGAGCGCCTGGTCTTCCACAACACGGGACCGGACCAGTTGCCTGGCCTGGTGGTAATGCGCATCGATGGCGACAAGCCGACCCGCTATCCCGGCGCGCGCTACAAGAGCGTGGTGGTGCTGTTCAACGTCGACAAGGAAGCGAAGACGATCGCGATTCCCGAACTGAAGGGAGCAAAGCTGGCGCTGCACAGGATCCAGCGCACCTCGAATGACGCGATCGTGAAGACGGCGCGCTTCGACGCGGCCAGCGGCGGGTTCACGGTTCCCGCGCGGACGACGGCGGTCTTCGTCGAAACGGGCGGCGGCAATGCCGACTGAGCGGACGGGCTGAAAGGAAGAGGCGCCTCGGCCATTGTCTGCATTGCAGGCGATGGCCGGGGCGCCTGGCCGCTGCGAAGACATCGGCTTGCCAGCAATGCAAGATGCGCCCTACAATCGGCTCATCCGCCACCGTCCCCGCACCCCAATGCACATCCTTCTCGTCGCTGCGGTCGCGCTATCCGCCGCCCTCCTCCCAGGCCGTGTTCACTCAGGCGAATGCGATCACACGCGGCTTGCGAAACAATATGCCGGCATGCTGGAGGAAGACCAGGCATTGCGCGGCCGTTATATCGAGATCCTGGAGCGCGAGCACAAGAAACGTCCGGTCGACGCGGCCGAAAAAGAACGCATTGAAAACACGATCCTTGCGACCGACGAGAAAAACCAGCGCGAGCTGGACCGGCTGATCGAACGCTGTGGCTGGCCTGGAAAACTGGACAAGAAACGCGCGGCGCGTTCGGCATTTTTCATCATCCAGCATGCCGAACTGCCGTATCAACTGAGATACCTTCCCGTGATCAAGGCAGCCAACCGCCGGGGCGAGATATCGAACGAATACATGGCCTGGATGGTGGACCGGATCCTGGTGCGGCAGGGTAAACCACAAAAATACGGTACCGACTCCGACTTTGGCAGCGGCAAGATCTCACCCGTCGAAGACAGCAAGAACCTGAATAGACGGCGCCGGGAAATCGGCTTGCCGCGGCTGCCCGGCTTCGATTGACCGCGCGCGGAGGATCCAGGCGCGCTTGCCCGCTCAGGTGCTCAGGTGCTCAGGTGCTCAGGTGCTCAGGTGCTCAGGTCAGTCTCGTCCCAGCTGTCTTCCCCGGCCAGTGCCCAGGTGAGGGCATGGCGGCGCTCGTGAACGGCGCCGCCATGAGCAATGGGATCGAATCCAGAAGGCACGGTCGCGCCACCCATCTGCGCGCTCCTGACGGCGTTATGGGCACAATAAAACCTGTACTCCATGGGAATCACCTCGCTCGCCGGGCGCATCGATGCGTTTGCCGCGAAGTCGGCGGCGCTGCCCTCCCAGGGCGGCAGGAAGTCGAACAGTAATTCGTTGATGACCTCGTCAGGGACCTGGCCCGCGTCCAGGGTCGGTACCCGCGGGAAGCCGGCGACCCATGCCAGCGCCCACAGGTTCTCCAGCTTCCAGCCGACTGTCGCGCCATGCCTGGACTGCGCCTCGGTGCGCGGCAGGTCGATCAGCGCCAGTTCGCTCTCCGTCATCGCCGCGCGCAGACCGTTGCGCGCGATGTAGCCGCGCAGAACCTCCGAACCGACCGCATGTTCCGGCGCCGCGGCCCAGGCAAACACGGCCTGCAAGGCCATCAGCCGCATGACGATCGCCTGTGCGTCGCGCACGCGCAGGTCGAGGTCCGGCAGGGGCAAGGCATTGGCCGGCTTGAAGCCGAGCGACGCCAATTCACCGAACACGCGCTGTTTCAGTGCCAGCGCCCGCTCGTCGACCGGGCCCGCCGCCGGTACCGGGGTGCCGGGGGTATAGGCCGGCCACCTGGCACCGGGATCGAACTCGTTCACGTTGGCGCCATACAGTACCCTGCCGCGCGCGTCGCGCAATGCCGAGGGCGTGAACCAGACCGCATCGAGCGCTTCGGCGATGGCCGACAGGATGGCAAGGCGTTCGTCGCCCGCCTCCATGTCGGGGTCGCAGATTGTGCCGAGCACGAAACCGAATTGCCCGATCAAGCCAAGCGCTTTCGCCTGTTCCGGGGCCGCCGGGAAGCGCGCAAAATAGCCGCGCATGCCGTTCAGTTGTACCTGCCAGCCTTCACCCGTGTAGTAGGCAGGGTCGTGCGTGATGCGCAGCTGCTTTTTCCTGAGCCATCCGCTCGTGGTGACGGTGAGTTCGGCCCATGCCTCGGCGGGGCCGGCGACCTTGAACCTGGCATCCATCTGCCGCAGCACGTCGATCACCGCGTCAGGATGTCCAGCCTGGGCAAACAGGGTGACAGGTTCGGTCGCCATCGTGAAGCGCGTCAGCCGGCCAGGTTGGCGAACAGCGCCGTGCTCAGGTAACGCTCGCCGAACGACGGAATGATCGTCACGATCATTTTGCCCGCGTTCTCGGGGCGCTGGGCCACTTGCATCGCAGCCCACAGCGCCGCGCCCGACGAGATCCCGACCAGGAGCCCCTCCTCGCGCGCGGCGGCGCGGGCGGTCTCGAAGGCGTTGTCGTTGCTGACGGTGACGATCTCGTCGTAGATGCCGGTATTGAGCACCTGCGGCACGAAGCCGGCGCCGATGCCCTGGATCGGGTGCGGGCCCTTGGTGCCCTTCGAGAGGATGGGCGAGGCTTCCGGCTCGACCGCGATGACCCGGAAGCCGGGTTTGCGCTCCTTGATCACTTCACCGACGCCGGTGATGGTGCCGCCGGTGCCGATGCCGGCCACCAGGATATCCACCTTGCCATCGGTGTCGCGCCAGATTTCCTCGGCGGTGGTGCGGCGGTGCACCGCCGGGTTGGCCGGGTTGTTGAACTGCTGCGGCATGAAGGCGTTCGGGGTATTGGCGACGATTTCCTCGGCGCGGCGGATGGCGCCCAGCATGCCTTCCGGCCCGGGCGTGAGCACCAGTTCGGCGCCATAGGCGCGCAGCAGCATGCGCCGCTCGTTGCTCATCGTTTCCGGCATGACGAGCTTGCAGCGGTAGCCGCGCGCGGCGCAGACCATCGCCAGCGCGATGCCGGTATTGCCGCTGGTCGGCTCGACGATGACGGTGTCGGGACCGATCCTGCCGGCCTGCTCGGCCGCCTCGATCATCGCCAGGCCGATGCGGTCCTTGACGCTGTGCGCGGGATTGTGGAACTCGAGCTTGGCGAGGATCTCCGCGCCGCCTTGCGCCAGTTTGCGGATCCTGACCAATGGAGTATTGCCGATCAATTCAGTGACATCGTTCGCGATACGCATTCCCATCCCCTTGTTTGTGTAGTGAGCCTGCTGTGGTGCCGCCGCCGGAGCCCGTGACCCTTGTCAGCTGGCCTGGCGATGGCGAAAAAAATCGATTGCCGCTTCCGCGATCAATCCTGCCCCTCCTGCAGGCAGGGATGCCGGTCCTCCCCCTCCTGCACCTGCCACGTCCCTTCGTCCAGGCCTGTCTCGAGGATGGCCCAGGCGGCATCGGCGCTGACCGTGTCCGGAATATGAAGCGCAACGAGCTCATGCTTCTCCATGGGACTGCGCTCGAACGCGCAACCGATGGCACGCAGGCTGGCGAGAAGCGCCTCGGCGCGGGCAAGCTGCATGCGCTCGTAGAACACCCGGTAGCAGGAGTGCGGCGACTTGGCCAAGGTGCGTTCGTACGCGTAGCACCCCGGCGCCAGCGAACGGGCGGCGACCAGGTCGCCGAAGTTGACGCCTTTCAGATAGAACGGATAGTTGTCGAGAACAAAGCCGTCCGCCACCGGGGTGGCCCACAGGTTTTCCACCCCTTCCTCGGATTCGAAGACGATTTTCACCTGTTCCATGATTTCAGGGGGACGCGGCAGCTCAGCGCGCAGCGGCGAGCCCGCCGCCGTAGACACAA from Massilia sp. Se16.2.3 carries:
- a CDS encoding GbsR/MarR family transcriptional regulator, whose protein sequence is MALSPTEQKFVLHWGEMGARWGVNRTVGQIHALLFLANRPLSADDIVDALGVARSNVSNSIRELQSWKLIRVTHLMGDRRDHFVALQDVWEIFRVIVEERKRREIDPTLTVLRECAIEGEGDPGMEEGSLARIHEVLGFLDMLTTTYEDYKHLPPATLQRFLKMGGKVARFLGPDDRSAT
- a CDS encoding cell division protein; translation: MMPAPSAMHAAPFPAARTRSGAGLRTWSIRWLYAAVALHLLVGLLLPRVAAHPLLDGYHAGIEAAFYGPAAPPAARSHQLWWMALFGATVQAAAVWMGAPVWLGARGRLPFAWVALGAGLVLWAPQDIAVSLQAGCWSHVWLDTLALVAMLPPLVYLFVHDRRDNKHEVTA
- a CDS encoding TIGR01777 family oxidoreductase; amino-acid sequence: MACSPCSPGLCGIGVGVSGVRDGLAARALGKQAEQPAEPVRFADTPREVLVTGATGFIGQKLVAALLADGHRVTVLTRQARAAAWMFNGRIECIASMDALPRSRRFDLVVNLAGAPVLGWRWSAGRRAVLRRSRVSLTQKLVDWIATAEHKPALLLSASAIGYYGVQARGDDRALTEDAPPQPIFMSDLCREWEEAARGAQAFGVQVARMRIGVVLGRSGALPMMLLPVKLGIGGPLGDGRQWLSWIHVNDVIAAMGHLARRGEGGAFNLVAPESVSQAQFGRTAARVHRRPFGFPTPGLPMRAVLGEQADLLLEGQRVLPERLLAGGFSFRYPHLEGALRSLAG
- a CDS encoding ArsR/SmtB family transcription factor, with the protein product MNLPDNPDHAVAQVADLFHLLGDSTRLRIVLACLAQPTAVGDIAAALSLSSSLVSHHLRLLRAARIVKAERQGKQVFYSAADAHISTLLANMFEHIAEPANGTDP
- the glf gene encoding UDP-galactopyranose mutase — translated: MTKNIAIVGAGFSGAVIANQLAHAGYKVEVFESRPHVAGNCHSERDAETGVMLHVYGPHIFHTDNERAWEFVNRYSRFMPYVNRVKAITNGKVFTLPINLLTINQFFNKTLRPAEAEVFLQSLGDKSIENPQTFEEQALRFVGRELYEAFFKTYTVKQWGLQPSELPASILKRLPVRFNYDDNYFSHKYQGMPEEGYTALVQNILDVPGITVHLNTRFDPDLKADYDHVFYSGPIDAWFKHAEGRLPYRTLDFETFRDTGDYQGNAVINYCDNEKPYTRITEHKHFSPWEKHEKSIMYAEYSRQCEEKDIPYYPIRMARDKEQLERYINLAQQETNVTFVGRLGTYRYLDMDVTINEALITSDKFLACAGDKSAMPAFTINPLG
- a CDS encoding DVUA0089 family protein, translating into MNKYMTALLLAAGMTLSAGASAAVINGTIRTIDGDADGIVDDLKVSRVVFDVTAGTNVFFDSLVWEATGVDLNGDGKITGFDNYMVLFDGTTRLVENDDSGATFGDGSVHRYDSTIQYTFDRAGTYMISIGQLRYDFASALQGYSKNTIFSPYSPSIEQFGAWRLTMTAANGKLSNVREVGVSEVPEPASLALLGLGLAGMAVRRKSKKAAQA
- a CDS encoding cation diffusion facilitator family transporter, producing MSHDHHHHDHGHGHGHHHHHHPVPGHGRAFALAIGVNSAFVAIEFVYGFLANSTALMADAGHNLSDVLGLILAWGAAVLAKRAPSARYTYGLRSSSILAALANAILLLLACGAIAWEAIHRFTAPPAVEGITVSVVAAIGVAINGFSAWLFMAGSKGDLNVRGAYLHMAADAAISLGVVVSGLVIMGTGWTWLDPAVSLVIVLVIVAGTWSLLRESTGLIMAAVPDSVDAGAVHGFLAGRRGVAEVHDVHIWAMSTTETALTAHLVMPGGYPGDAVLDDIVAHLREDFAIHHCTLQVEEGTTRHGCALAEQHA